In Candidatus Korarchaeota archaeon NZ13-K, a single genomic region encodes these proteins:
- a CDS encoding prenyltransferase: MKNLVILLSTLETILAAYLTIVRGWFVLVLLAHALFIIYAYSSVLAFKGLGELACFYFETVVVIGSYFVTSGRLSTEAFLPACIPGVFIAMVLWINEFPDVDADRASGKLTLVVRVGRRVASRIYVSCIALAYVLLTLVGIKDPPVLVSLVTIPLSIKSSTIVIKRYEDVEALIPAMRSTILAAILTTVIMSLAFFTSGLLGV; encoded by the coding sequence GTGAAAAATCTTGTCATCCTCCTCTCAACTCTCGAAACCATCTTAGCTGCTTACCTGACGATAGTCCGCGGATGGTTTGTGCTTGTGCTTTTAGCGCACGCATTATTTATTATATATGCATACTCGTCTGTCCTGGCCTTCAAGGGTCTAGGGGAGCTCGCCTGTTTCTACTTTGAAACTGTTGTTGTCATTGGAAGCTACTTCGTAACCTCAGGCAGGCTATCAACTGAGGCTTTCTTGCCGGCATGCATTCCAGGCGTTTTCATCGCGATGGTTTTGTGGATAAATGAGTTTCCCGATGTAGATGCTGATAGAGCAAGTGGCAAGCTCACTCTTGTCGTTAGAGTGGGCAGAAGGGTTGCCAGTAGGATATATGTTTCATGCATCGCGCTTGCTTACGTGCTCTTGACTTTGGTCGGCATCAAAGATCCCCCGGTGCTGGTATCTCTTGTGACCATCCCCCTCAGCATAAAGTCATCGACGATAGTGATCAAGAGGTATGAGGATGTGGAGGCATTAATACCCGCCATGAGATCGACAATACTGGCCGCTATTCTTACAACAGTCATAATGTCCCTTGCGTTCTTTACAAGCGGTCTGCTGGGGGTGTGA
- a CDS encoding radical SAM protein, whose amino-acid sequence MVDSIATVPEFRTLVLTGGEPLIREDLCDIIKYARDVGFEVVIATNGTLLTEKKAKELSSLDIAGVAISLDSCESELHDNFRGVPGAWRRAIEGAENARREGLYLHINITLSKLNFEELHQLLHLADKLGSHVVFLYQFQPFGRGSPRQDLTLDASTFLKVIETVASLQSELNTLVIPVGLPEYFAYLSSKVGVLRGSFGGCMAGRGMFYVKWYGDVWPCVFLQTSVGNLLKEPAIKIWKENELLIKLRDRRNLDEPCKSCIYVENCGGCRSRAFLLTGSPFAADPMCPFYGHNSDKVKG is encoded by the coding sequence ATGGTGGATTCCATTGCCACAGTGCCAGAATTCAGGACATTGGTCTTGACAGGAGGAGAGCCTCTCATAAGAGAAGATTTATGTGATATAATTAAATATGCCAGGGATGTGGGATTTGAGGTGGTCATAGCCACGAATGGAACACTGCTCACCGAGAAAAAGGCCAAGGAGCTCTCATCGCTGGACATAGCTGGGGTCGCGATAAGCCTGGACTCCTGTGAGTCTGAGCTCCACGATAATTTTCGTGGTGTTCCCGGTGCGTGGAGGAGGGCGATAGAGGGTGCAGAGAACGCCAGAAGAGAGGGATTATATCTCCACATAAACATAACATTATCTAAACTGAACTTTGAAGAGCTACATCAACTTCTTCACCTCGCAGACAAGCTGGGCTCCCATGTCGTATTTCTCTATCAATTTCAGCCTTTTGGAAGAGGCTCGCCAAGACAGGATCTCACATTAGATGCCTCCACATTTCTCAAGGTTATAGAGACTGTGGCATCCCTCCAGAGCGAATTGAACACACTTGTCATCCCAGTTGGTTTACCTGAATACTTTGCTTATCTATCCTCAAAGGTTGGTGTGTTACGTGGTTCGTTCGGTGGCTGCATGGCTGGAAGAGGGATGTTCTATGTTAAGTGGTATGGTGATGTGTGGCCATGTGTCTTTCTGCAGACAAGCGTGGGAAATCTATTAAAGGAGCCTGCCATCAAGATATGGAAAGAGAATGAGCTATTAATCAAGCTTAGGGATAGAAGAAATCTTGATGAGCCCTGTAAATCATGTATCTACGTGGAGAATTGTGGAGGATGTAGATCCAGGGCATTTCTGCTGACAGGCAGTCCGTTTGCGGCGGATCCAATGTGTCCATTTTATGGGCATAACAGCGATAAAGTCAAGGGCTGA